A DNA window from Canis lupus dingo isolate Sandy chromosome 2, ASM325472v2, whole genome shotgun sequence contains the following coding sequences:
- the C2H1orf167 gene encoding LOW QUALITY PROTEIN: uncharacterized protein C1orf167 homolog (The sequence of the model RefSeq protein was modified relative to this genomic sequence to represent the inferred CDS: deleted 1 base in 1 codon) — protein MWTGLPGALAECSPLERGEGGKRRQAAEGPSSLGGPGLRGLPREQGPLGGCGRRWKERGRRTRVTFKGKGVVWGLSRTAGVGPQGRQDPSHQTSRTAGHVDHGRRGLGLALEPAELRHYGSRKDRVLLGPTTPPGWSEQRRWPKSLDAGPGRGPGRGAPTCRAQRFPSPSPGAVLRQEPGRVQSNLAAPSLILTDADRLMNSSPQQQSNLPPPARPQGRARDPAVQQSNLSARGAGLAGGRRCSPRPPPELQESVGPRGAAQGSPRPPGSLACPSSTLRSPRLLATDTPCPDVPPAAGSAPFNGCAQPDSGPWGGLRSGPSRLVGEPLTLEDLTVPVHGRAQAPSHTAVHQLLASVRHLERAVARLGCRPSQEAPGPAQRAPWSSSGQALAAPPQPGRPGLAPWGGRKEHPGRLGGSADCPETRGSQAGPAGSQASRRPASSLEATLGTLAGDCLAPKDGVPPATPQRQEESSPGPPRGSWQRGDPQLPPGAGSREARRCSWALSSAARGVPPGRGGGEVAPQEQSSREEERTASGPQTQPQQGAAYRKKPETSRAWSPRQPAGRGCPHVSEPGGAGCRGGGQRLPWWPGAGGSCCTEACGRFGGPCGSGKPSWRRRGGDTLGPCWPRASESGETGLCSRSRGSPPSGLGQDPHALGQEEAKTPQEGGPRWTPPGAAGSQREEAAAWPGPDGGDGGAQMLQALGHLAVFLLWCHQKKWDRQDRGAQRENPRVPPRTQGMGRPPEAWRSHAVDAPRTASPDTQPRRAWLGRCFGAWHRFTQRGAGFRERLAHRRAHTLRLCLQQWLRMRRLRASDGAKVTQLSLCRQKAGSATLCGAAPGVAPARGLGVVARVQAPAQEQGQGSLQEACRRLALQRALLLWRMRLSQRRRPETQLGLPCDLNDVLGSHVFRCLPFGELTSRRPVSPSLHPSRGRAPTWLPPESGVLGPGAQLHLPSGAWLRSASISDRALRQLQHILSGGHLTAWGLSASAPELLGSLPGGEPWLGSRPLRSSPQQAFRAPAPLETLGLSFRWASGQRRKGRCLRLWQVRARQSRGAARWCLRALQRRVLLGWSRWASAQGAQRELAVGWARGRCGRAALRWWRRRLAQRLEVEQRVRARGRALARGALQRWRTCWQRQQFLHGKYQRWVQVHCQGLRRSMFQRWRRAAARRRRPGAPPEQLLLHSHSLAWCAVVRDTGALPTTGAFRGGPGEARGAAWAVWQGARAAEAWARERRVARASVGRWRKRMQERWADRQLWRAQAQQAFAAWRTALGQRCRVRQLAEERATLCQAPHARESRLHRGSRARAARKLSARGLGAWAQAAVKGRIQRAAVTQFPQAGSRGLLWTHRALHLEPQAETQEALAGDPGVANEGCLPALPDTPAPRKQTPRLGTRRGPARSIGGRERTPATRARSKETDPGPGPGPPSSALGSVTLSPGGGDQPPARRALRGGRPAGPPAASGSQVLGDAAGRRLGRKYGQRWRHEALLRRLQGSERARRLAATWQRWVDAQGGERLARTLLRRWHLKWAWRVWRRRVLQLRVAQRLQQQEGGWVLSQAFEKWCQHLAARGQKRGATSSLITAGLRSPGSSCKMPEPMCAVDLGRSRGPSCSCDLFPWKEKQH, from the exons ATGTGGACG GGCCTGCCTGGAGCTTTGGCGGAGTGCTCCCCCCTGGAGCGGGGAGAAGGCGGGAAGCGGCGGCAGGCAGCAGAGGGCCCCAGCAGTCTGGGAGGCCCCGGCCTGAGAGGGCTGCCCCGAGAGCAGGGCCCACTGGGGGGCTGTGGTCGGCGTTGGAAGGAGCGGGGCCGGAGGACACGAGTCACGTTCAAGGGAAAGGGGGTGGTGTGGGGCCTGAGCAGGACCGCGGGGGTCGGGCCCCAGGGCCGCCAG GACCCATCCCATCAAACCAGCCGGACCGCGGGCCACGTGGACCACGGACGCCGTGGCCTTGGCCTCGCCCTGGAGCCCGCGGAGCTGAGACACTATGGCAGCCGCAAGGACCGTGTGCTGCTCGGGCCCACGACGCCCCCCGGGTGGTCAG AACAGCGGCGATGGCCGAAGAGCCTAGACGCCGGCCCGGGCAGGGGACCCGGCCGGGGGGCGCCCACGTGCAGGGCGCAGAGGTTCCCCTCGCCCTCCCCGGGGGCGGTGCTGCGCCAG GAGCCCGGCCGGGTGCAGAGCAACCTGGCTGCGCCCAGCCTCATCCTGACAGACGCGGACCGGCTCATGAACTCGAGCCCGCAGCAGCAGAGCAACCTGccgccccccgccaggccccAGGGGAGAGCCCGAGACCCTGCCGTCCAGCAGAGCAACCTGAGCGCCAGGGGCGCCGGCCTGGCTGGGGGAAGGCgctgcagcccccgccccccgccagagCTTCAGGAGAGCGTCGGGCCCCGGGGGGCAGCTCAGGGGAGCCCTCGGCCTCCAGGCTCGCTGGCCTGCCCATCCTCCACCCTGAGGTCACCCCGGCTGCTGGCCACGGACACCCCCTGCCCAGATGTCCCGCCTGCGGCAGGCTCGGCCCCTTTCAATGGGTGCGCACAGCCGGACTCCGGGCCCTGGGGTGGCCTGCGGAGTGGGCCCTCTCGGCTCGTGGGGGAGCCGCTCACCCTGGAGGACCTGACCGTCCCTGTCCACGGCCGGGCTCAGGCCCCGTCCCACACCGCCGTGCACCAGCTGCTGGCCTCCGTGCGACACCTGGAGCGAGCGGTAGCTCGTCTCGGGTGCCGACCGTCCCAGGAAGCCCCGGGCCCTGCTCAGCGGGCCCCCTGGAGCAGCTCGGGCCAGGCTCTCGCCGCCCCCCCACAGCCCGGCCGACCTGGTCTTgctccctggggtgggaggaaggagcacCCGGGCCGCCTCGGGGGAAGCGCAGATTGCCCAGAGACTCGAGGGAGCCAGGCTGGCCCCGCAGGCTCTCAGGCAAGCAGGCGGCCTGCGTCGTCGCTGGAGGCCACGCTGGGGACCCTGGCTGGGGATTGCCTTGCCCCTAAGGACGGCGTCCCTCCGGCCACCCCCCAGAGGCAAGAAGAGAGCTCCCCGGGGCCTCCACGTGGCAGCTGGCAGAGGGGAGACCCCCAGCTCCCTCCAGGGGCGGGCAGCAGGGAGGCCAGACGCTGCTCGTGGGCCCTGTCCAGTGCTGCCCGGGGCGTCCCACctgggcggggaggcggggaggtgGCCCCTCAGgagcagagcagcagggaggaggagaggacgGCCTCCGGCCCCCAGACGCAGCCCCAGCAGGGAGCAGCCTACAG GAAAAAGCCCGAAACATCGCGGGCCTGGAGTCCGAGACAGCCGG CCGGCCGTGGCTGTCCCCATGTTTCAGAGCCTGGTGGCGCTGGGTGCAGAGGCGGCGGGCAGCGGCTGCCTTGGTGGCCAGGGGCCGGCGGCAGCTGTTGCACAGAGGCCTGTGGGCGCTTCGGGGGGCCCTGCGGCTCCGGGAAGCCCAGCTGGAGGCGGCGTGGGGGCGACACACTTGGGCCCTGCTGGCCCAGAGCTTCCGAAAG TGGAGAAACCGGACTCTGCAGCAGAAGCAGGGGCAGCCCCCCGTCCGGGCTGGGCCAGGACCCccacgccctgggccaggagGAGGCCAAGACCCCTCAGGAAGGGGGCCCGAGGTGGACCCCGCCAGGAGCAGCAG ggagtcagagggaggaggcgGCAGCCTGGCCGGGACCAGATGGAGGCGATGGGGGAGCGCAGATGCTGCAGGCCTTAGGACACCTGGCCG TCTTCCTCCTGTGGTGCCACCAGAAGAAATGGGACAGGCAGGACAGGGGGGCCCAGAGAGAGAACCCCCGGGTCCCACCGAGGACGCAGGGGATGGGGAGACCCCCCGAAGCCTGGCGCTCTCATGCTGTAGACGCACCCAGGACGGCCTCGCCGGACACTCAGCCACGGAGAGCCTGGCTCGGCAG GTGCTTTGGGGCCTGGCACCGGTTCACGCAACGAGGGGCCGGGTTCCGGGAGCGGCTGGCCCACCGCCGGGCACACACCCTCAGGCTGTGTCTGCAGCAGTGGCTACGGATGAGGCGGCTCCGGGCCTCCGATGGAGCCAAGGTGACCCAGCTGTCCCTCTGCCGGCAGAAGGCAG GGAGCGCGACTCTCTGTGGTGCAGCCCCTGGGGTGGCCCCAGCCCGTGGCCTGGGAGTGGTGGCTCGGGTCCAGGCGCCGGCCCAGGAGCAGggccagggctccctgcaggaagcctgccggAGACTGGCCCTCCAGCGGGCGCTGCTGCTCTGGAGGATGCGGCTGTCCCAGCGCCGGAGGCCTGA GACACAGCTGGGGCTGCCCTGCGACCTCAACGACGTACTTGGGTCCCACGTCTTCCGCTGTTTGCCGTTTGGGGAACTGACCTCCCGCAGGCCTGTTTCCCCATCTTTACACCCGAGCAGAGGCAGAGCACCGACGTGGCTTCCCCCTGAGTCTGGGGTCCTCGGGCCTGGGGCCCAGCTCCACCTCCCCTCGGGAGCCTGGCTCCGATCGGCCAG caTCTCCGACCGGGCCTTGCGGCAGCTTCAACACATCCTGAGCGGGGGGCACCTGACGGCGTGGGGTCTGAGCGCCTCGGCCCCGGAGCTCCTGGGCAGCCTCCCGGGAGGGGAGCCCTGGCTGGGCAGCCGCCCACTTCGAAGCTCGCCGCAGCAg GCCTTCAGGGCGCCCGCCCCCTTGGAGACGCTCGGGCTGAGCTTTCGGTGGGCATCTGGGCAGCGGCGGAAGGGGCGGTGCCTTCGGCTCTGGCAGGTGCGGGCCCGGCAGTCCCGGGGTGCGGCCAGGTGGTGCCTGCGCGCTCTCCAGAGGCG CGTCCTGCTCGGCTGGAGCCGCTGGGCCTCAGCCCAAGGGGCCCAGAGAGAGCTGGCCGTCGGCTGGGCCCGGGGCCGGTGCGGCCGGGCTGCGCTGCGCtggtggcggcggcggctggcGCAGCGGCTGGAGGTGGAGCAGCGGGTCCGGGCTCGGGGTCGCGCGCTGGCTCGAGGCGCCCTGCAGCGCTGGCGCACCTGCTGGCAGA GGCAGCAGTTCCTGCATGGAAAGTACCAGAGGTGGGTGCAGGTCCACTGCCAGGGCTTGAGGAGGTCGATGTTCCAGCGCTGGCGGCGGGCAGCAGCTCGTCGGAGACGCCCAGGGGCCCCGCCGGAGCAGCTTCTACTGCACAG CCACTCCCTGGCCTGGTGTGCAgtcgtgagagacacaggggcaCTCCCAACCACAGGAGCCTTTCGGGGTGGCCCGGGAGAGGCCCGCGGGGCGGCGTGGGCCGTGTGGCAGGGTGCCCGAGCAGCCGAAGCCTGGGCACGGGAGCGGCGTGTGGCCCGGGCCTCCGTGGGCCGCTGGAGGAAGCGCATGCAGGAGCGCTGGGCAGACAGACAGCTCTGGAGGGCCCAGGCCCAGCAGGCCTTTGCGGCGTGGCGCACGGCTCTGGGCCAGCGCTGCAGGGTCCGCCAGCTGGCAGAAGAGAGAgccaccctgtgccaggcaccgcACGCACGGGAGTCCCGCCTGCACCGGGGCAGCCGAGCCCGGGCCGCCCGGAAGCTGAGCGCCAG gggcctgggggcctgggcccaGGCGGCAGTGAAGGGCCGTATCCAGCGAGCCGCCGTCACCCAGTTCCCCCAGGCTGGGTCCAGAGGCCTCCTGTGGACCCACAGGGCCCTGCACTTGGAGCcgcaggcagagacccaggaggccCTTGCGGGGGACCCAGGGGTAGCCAACGAGGGGTGCCTCCCAGCGCTGCCGGACACTCCAGCCCCGCGGAAGCAG ACCCCCCGCCTCGGCACGCggcgcggccccgcccggagcatCGGCGGACGGGAGCGGACACCGGCGACCCGCGCGCGGAGTAAGGAGaccgaccccggccccggccccggcccgccgtcctctgcactgggctctgtcACCCTCTCTCCAGGCGGCGGCGACCAGCCCCCGGCCCGCCGGGCCCTCCGCGGAGGGCGGCCCGCAGGACCCCCAGCGGCCTCGGGCTCCCAGGTCCTGGGCGACGCCGCGGGGAGGCGGCTGGG GAGGAAATACGGGCAGCGCTGGCGCCACGAGGCGTTGCTTCGCCGGCTCCAGGGCTCGGAGCGGGCCAGGCGCCTGGCAGCGACATGGCAGCGCTGGGTAGATGCTCAGGGCGGGGAGCGGCTGGCACGGACGCTG CTGAGGCGGTGGCACCTGAAGTGGGCCTGGCGTGTGTGGCGGCGGCGGGTCCTGCAGctgcgggtggctcagcgattacaGCAACAAGAAGGTGGCTGGGTCCTTTCCCAG GCCTTTGAGAAGTGGTGCCAGCACCTGGCAGCCAGGGGCCAGAAGAGAGGGGCCACCAGCAGCCTGATAACCGCAGGCCTCAGGAGCCCTGGGAGCAGCTGCAAGATGCCCGAGCCCATGTGTGCGGTGGACTTGGGGCGGAGCAGGGGACCCAGCTGCAGCTGTGACTTGTTcccatggaaagaaaaacaacactga